The nucleotide sequence CCGAGGCGTCGGTGCGCCCAACAGTCAGCAATTCGCGCACGCCGCGCTCGCCCACCTTGTCGAATTTGTCGATGGTGCGCAAAACGTCGTCGCGGCGGGGATCGTCGGCAAGGCCCATGACCTCCAACACGCCGTTCAGCACCTTGCGGTTGTTCACCCTCACCAGATAGTCCCCGCGCGGGATGCCGACGCGCTCCAACACGTCCGCCAGCATCGCGCAAATCTCTGCATCCGCCGCGACCGAGCCAGACCCTACCGTGTCCGCATCACATTGGTAAAACTGCCGGAACCGCCCCGGCCCGGGCTTCTCGTTGCGCCAAACCGGCCCCATCGCGAAGCGGCGATAGGGGGTAGGCAAATCATTGCGGTGCTGAGCAAACACGCGGGCCAGCGGTGCGGTCAAATCATAGCGCAGCGCCAGCCAGTCGGCCTCGTCTTCTTGCCATGCGAACACGCCTTCGTTGGGGCGGTCCACATCGGGTAGAAACTTGCCCAGCGCCTCGACCGTTTCCACGGCAGAGCTTTCCAGCGCGTCAAAGCCATAAAGCTCGTAAACAGCGGAAATCTCGTCCAGCATCGCCTTGCGCTGCGCCACTTCTGCGCCAAAATAGTCGCGGAACCCTTTCGGGGTTTCGGCCTTGGGGCGGGACTGTTTTTTCACTTTGGCCATGGGCGCGCGTCCTGATCTGAAACTTATGGGTGGCAATAGCGAAGGGCTGGACGCAAGACAAGCAACCTGCCACATGGGGTCCATGTCTGAGAACACCGAACTTGAAGAACAGCTGGCCCATCTCACCAAAACGGTAGAGGAGATGTCCGACATCGTCGCGCGCCAAGAGAAAGAGATTTCCCTGCTCACTCACCGCGTCCGCACCTTGATGGAGCGGGAGGCTGAACGTCAGCAGGACGCCGGCGGCCATGTGGTTCTGGGCGACGAACGCCCGCCCCATTACTAAAGTGGTAACGCCGTGGTCGATTTGACGTCCTTCAGCACGAAACTGGACGTGACCGACCTGATATAGGGATTGCGCAGCAAATTGTGGGACATGAACTGTTCGTAGGCATCCACATCGTTGGTGCGGATTTTCAGCATATAATCCGCCTCCCCCGACACTTTCTGGCATTCCATGATCTGCGGCAGCCGTTGCACCAGTGACGTGAAGGCATTGACCGCCTCTTCGGTATGGTCATGCAAGCTGACGCTGGCCAAAACGCAAAGCTTTGCATCAACCATGGCCGGATCCAGCACCGCGACGCGGGCCTTGATGACGCCGCTCGCCTCTAAATCCTGCAATTTGCGCCACAACGTGCTTTGCGCCATGCTGCAGCGGTCGGACAATTCTGCCAAAGACAGCGATGCATCGCGTTGCAGCTCCCGCAATATGGACAATTCTTGATCTGATAATTTCATATGAGACAGTATTTCGGATTTTATTGCTCAAATCAAATGCCCCCTGCATGAGATTTGGCCAAATTTCTCGGCTCTGCCGGTCAAAACTTGGGCAACCCAAGGAGATCGCCATGCCGCTGAACCCAAACTATACCTCGAAAGCACCGGACGAGAACGGCATCTACAGCTACAGCCCCGAGGAACATGGTGTCTGGAAAGACCTGTTCACCCGTCAAATCGCCTACCTGCAGGACCACGCCTGCCAAGCCTATCTCGACGGCGTGGCGCGGCTTGGGTTGTCCGCACTGCATATCCCGCAGGTCACATCACTCGATGCAAAGCTTGCCGAACTGACCGGCGCAGGCGTCAAAGGCGTCGCGGCGTTGATCCCACAGGACGAGTTCTCGACCCTGCTGTCCAATCGCAAATTCCCGGTCGCCACCTTCATCAGAACGCGCGAGGATATGGAGTATCTGGAAGAACCCGACATCTTCCACGAAGTGTTCGGCCACTCCCCCATGCTGACGAACGAGCCCTTTTGCCAGTTCATGGAACGCTTCGGGGCCTTGGCGCTGAACCTGCCGAAAGAGCACCTCAAACACCTGTTCCGCCTGTTCTGGTTCACCATCGAATTCGGGATGATCCGAGAAAGCGGCGCGTTGAAAGCCTTTGGCGCGGGTATCATGTCTTCCCCGTCGGAGGCAGAATACGCGACATCCGGCGAAGCGGAGATGGTCGAATTCGACCTGATGACGGTGCTGCGCACGCCCTACCGCATAGACATCGTCCAGCCGGTCTATTTTGTGATCGATAGTTTCGAGCAGTTGGTGGACACGCTGGACCAAGACATTGAGGCCGCAATTGTTGCTGCAAAAGCCGCGGGCGATTTACCCGCCAGGTTCGATCTGGTTGCCTAAATCTCTTCGACCATCACGACGCCGCCCAGCGACTTGATCGCGCCCTTGACCTTGGGGTTCACGGCGAATTTGTCACCCAGCGCCACCTCGACCTCCCCCGGCAAGTCGGGGTTCATCAGGCACAAGGACACCGGACCGCGTGCGCGTATGGATTTGTCCTGACCCGAACGCTCCAGCACCGAGGCGATGGACGCAATCACCGCGTCATCCTCAACAAATATCTTCAACCCCATCGCGCCCGCTTCAACGGCGCCGTCGATCGGCTGGGCGGCGCGACAGAGCAGTTTCAACTGCTCGGATTCGTAGGTGGCCTCCACCGTCAGCACCACGTTGTTGCCGGTCATCAAATGCTCGCCCGAGCTTTCCAGCGTGTCGGAGAACACCGTCACTTCGAACATGCCCGACGGGTCGGAGCCTTGCACAAAGGCAAAGCGGTTGCCGCGCGCCGATTTGCGTTCCTGACGGCCCGAAATTGTCGCCGCCAGCTTGGCCACAATGGCCCCGCCTTGAACGCGTTCTTCGATCTCGGCAAGCGTCAGCACGCCCTTGCGCTTGAGCGCCAAAACATAGTCATCCAGCGGGTGGCCCGACAGATAGAAACCGACAGCTGTAAACTCCTGCGCCAGACGTTCCGACGGCAACCAGTCATCTACGGGGGATAGGCGCGGCTCCGGCAGGTCGTCGCCCGCCTCCCCGAACAGCGACACTTGGTTCGAACTGCGCTGCTCGTGGATCGCAGCGGAGTAGCTGACCAGCCCGTCCAAAGATGCGAACACTCGGTGCCGGTTGGGGTCCAGTTGGTCAAATGCGCCGGACCGCGCGAGCATCTCCAACGGCCGTTTACCGACCCGTTTCAGATCAACCCGGCGGGCAAAGTCAAAGAGCGTGGCAAAAGGCTTCTCGACGCCATCCACCACGCGGGCGTCCGTCACCAGCCGCATCGCCTCGACGCCCACGTTTTTCAACCCGCCTAGCGCGTAAACTACTTTGCCATCGGCCACGCTGAACGTCGCCGCCGACCGGTTCACGCAAGGCGGGACGATCTCGATGTCCAGAACCTTGGTGATCTCTTCCTTATAAACCCCAAGTTTATCAGTAAGATGCAGGTCGCAGTTCATAACGCCGGCCATGAACTCAACCGGGTGGTTGGCCTTCAGCCACGCTGTCTGGTAGCTGACCACAGCATAGGCGGCGGCGTGCGATTTGTTGAAACCGTAATTGGCAAATTTCTCAAGCAGGTCAAATACTTCGCGCGCCTTCTTCGCGTCGACGCCATTCTCCTTCGCGCCCGCTTCAAACTTGGGCCGCTCCGCGTCCATCGCTTCCTTGATCTTCTTGCCCATGGCGCGGCGCAGCAGGTCAGCACCGCCAAGCGAGTAGCCCGCCATGACCTGCGCAATCTCCATCACCTGTTCCTGGTAGACGATGATGCCTTGGGTTTCGGCCAAGATGTGGTCGATCAAAGGGTGAATGGATTCAAGCTCTTTCAGCCCGTTCTTCACCTCGCAGTAAGTCGGGATATTCTCCATCGGGCCCGGCCGGTATAACGCCACCAGCGCCACGATATCCTCAATGCAAGTGGGCTTCATGCGCCGCAGCGCGTCCATCATGCCCGAGCTTTCCACCTGGAATACGGCCACCGTTTTGGCGGACGAATAGAGGTCGTACGACTTCTTATCATCCAGCGGGATCGCCCCGATATCGTTCTCTGCCCCTGCGGGCGGTTCGTAAATCTGCGACCCGTCCGCCGCGATATGAAGAGGCCGGTCCAAGAGGTCGATGGCGTTCTGGATCACGGTCAGGGTCTTCAGCCCCAGAAAGTCGAATTTGACCAGCCCGGCCTGTTCCACCCATTTCATGTTGAATTGGGTTGCGGGCATGTCGGAACGCGGGTCCTGATACAATGGCACCAACGCGTCCAGAGGCCGGTCGCCGATCACCACTCCAGCCGCGTGGGTGGAGGCATTGCGCAACAACCCCTCAACCTGCTGCCCGTAGTCCAGCAGGCGGGCCACGACCTCTTCGTTCTTGGCCTCTTCGCGCAGCTTCGGCTCATCCGCCAAAGCCTTCTCAATGGACACCGGCTTGACCCCCTCTACGGGGATCATCTTCGACAACCGGTCCACCTGCCCATAGGGCATTTGCAGCACCCGCCCAATGTCGCGCACCGCGGCCTTGGACAGCAACGCACCAAAGGTGATGATCTGCCCCACCTTGTCGCGGCCGTATTTCTCTTGGACGTAGCGGATCACCTCTTCGCGGCGGTCCATGCAGAAGTCGATGTCGAAATCGGGCATCGACACCCGTTCGGGGTTCAAAAACCGCTCAAACAGAAGCGAGTAGCGCAACGGGTCCAAATCGGTGATCGTCAGCGCATAGGCCACCAACGACCCCGCGCCCGAGCCGCGCCCCGGTCCTACCGGGATGTCGTGATCCTTGGCCCAATGGATGAAATCCGCCACGATTAGGAAGTATCCCGGGAAACCCATGCCCTCGATGATGCCCAGCTCAAAATCCAGCCGCTTCTGGTATTCTTCAACCTCTGCGGCATGCGGGATCACGGCCAGCCGCGCTTGCAGCCCCTCATTGGCCTGACGGCGCAGCTCCTCGATCTCGTTATCGGCAAATTTCGGCAGGATCGGGTCCCGCTTGTAGGTCTTAAACGCGCAGCGTTTGGCGATTTCAACTGTGTTTTCAAGCGCTTCCGGAAGGTCGGCAAACAGGGCCGCCATCTCCTGCGGTGACTTGAAATAGTGCTGCGGCGTCAGCTTGCGGCGTTCGCTTTGCTGGTCAACATAGGCGCCGTCCGCGATGCAGATCAGCGCGTCATGCGCTTCGTACATATCGGCCTTCGGGAAATACACGTCATTGGTCGCGACGAGCGGCAACCCCATGGCATAGGCCATTTCGACATGACCGCGCTCGCTTTGCCGTTCGGCATCTGGCAGCCCATCTTCGGTCGGGTGGCGCTGCAACTCGACATAGAGGCGGTCCGGATAGGTCTGCGCCAATTGGCGCATCATCGCCTCCGCTTTGGGCTGCTGGCCGCCGCGCAAATGCCGCCCGATTGGGCCGTCCGGGCCGCCGGTCAGGCAGATCAGGCCTTCCGCGTGCTCCTTCAATTCTGCCATCGTCACCTGCGGCAACTGCCCTTCGGCATCCAGATAGAGGCAGGAGTTCAGCTTCATCAGGTTCTCGTAGCCGGCCTCATTCTGCGCCAGCAGCACAATCGGGGCCGGTTCGCGGACCTTTTCGCCGGGCGCGGCTTGATCATAGGCCAGGTCCACCTGACAGCCGACAATCGGCTGCACCCCGGCCCCAGACGCGTATTCAGAAAATTCCAGCGCCGCGAACATGTTGTTGGTGTCTGTGATCGCCACGGCGGGCATTTGGGCGTCCTGGCACATGCCCGCCAGCTTTTTAAGGCGGATCGCGCCTTCCAAAAGCGAGTATTCGCTGTGCACGCGCAGGTGGATGAATCGGGGTTGGTCAGCCATGGCACCACATTATATCGCAGCGGGCTGAGGGGAAGCGGGAAAATGTGGGGCGTCCCGGCTTTGTTGTGGATGGTTTTGTGGGCCTAGCGCAGGCTGGACCGTTTCGGGTCAGTCTTGTGGCCCTGACCGGTTGTCATCAGGTCGTTGACCAGTGCTTTGCGCTCAGATGGGCCTCCGACAACGCAGTCTTCCAGCTCTTCAGGAAAAATCAAAGTGATGGGGACAACGCGCACCCGCGACAATGGCATGTCAGCAATTTGGGCAAGGCCGGACGGGATCGGAAGGTCAATCAATGCGCCCGCAGGTTCAGCGTAGCCGGAAACCACCCACCCATTGGGCACACAAGGTGTCGGCAGATCCACGGACATCACGCCATGCTCGTCCAGCAGATCGCCAAGCCCTTTCTGAAAAGCGCAGACGCGTGCCAGCTGCTCTATGCTCTTGAAGGCCCAGCTGTCACGCACCAGATCGGCATCCATGGACTGCCAGCCCGGTATCTCGATATACATCTCCATCCCGTAGCCATTGGCGATGGTCTCGCCGCGGAACGGCGCAAAAGGGTCGCTCAACCCATCGGAGGCGATGATGAGGCTGTTCTCGGTCCGTACTATGCGGAAGGCCTGCGTCTGAGTGGGCCAAGCCGGGGCGCCTTTCAGCTCTGGGCAGACAGGGTAGCCGAAATAATCCGGGTCTGTGCGACCCACCTTGTCCCAATAGGCATCACGCGCAGCCAATGTGGCATCAATCGCCTTTGGCTTGGAGCCGGGCAATGCGATATGGCCATCCCGGACGCGCAGGCGCTTTGCTTTGCTGTCGGAAGCCGGCGCGGAAGTTGGGGCAGCTACAGGAGCAGGAGCGGGAGCAACCGGCGCAGGTTCAGCCGGTTTGGCGGGCGTCGCGCCAATGACACCGAATTCGCCATTGGAACTGGTCGCAACTGTCTCCGACTTGCGGGGGCGGTCCGGACGCTCGTCCATATCAGCCACGCGGGCAGCAAGGCCCATAATGTCAAAATCTTTGGCAGCTTCTGCGGCAAGCTGCTCAGCCGAGCGGCCAAATTCGTCCTTGATGTCGCTGTCGCGCATGCTTTTGGCCCGGCGTGCCACAGGCGGCGGTGCGGCAGGCGCAAGTTGAAGGGCAGGCTCTGGTGCGGGACTCGCGGGTGCAACGGCCGGGGCCGCGTCCAGCGCGTCCTTTGCCCGTTGGGCCACCTTTTCCTTGGTGTCTCGCGATAGAAGCCGCTTTAGCATCCCCACGTCCTTTCACCCTTTACTCGCACCGAAATTGGTTGTTCGTCGTTCATACATCGCTAATCAATGGGTCATTTTCTGGGCGTTTGTGTGCACAGCCTGTGCAAACTCACTTTTCTTTTCGGCGCTATGCTTGCCAATGCGGTCTGCTCCAGCATAGCATCGTCATGCTACCAAGCTTTTCGCGCCGTCTACGCCGCATCGACGCCGCATCCACGAGAGCCAACCAACGGAGTAAGGCGGCAGGATACTTCATATATGGTGACGTTTCTTCTGAATGGGGAAATCGTTCAAAGCCGGGTCGAGCCGACAGACACGTTGCTGGATTTTCTGCGCGACCGGATGGGGCTGACGGGCACTAAAGAGGGCTGCAACGAGGGCGATTGCGGGGCCTGCTCGGTCATTGTGACCGGCGAAGACGGCGTTGCGCGGGCCATGAATGCCTGCATCCTGTTCATGCCGCAACTGCAGGGCCGCGCCGTTCGCACTGTCGAAGGCATCGCCGGGCCCACAGGCGATTTACACCCCGTCCAGCAAGCCATGGTGGATCATCACGGCTCGCAATGCGGCTTTTGTACGCCCGGCATTATTACATCTTTGGCCGCCGCGCACAAAAACGGGGAAACGGATCACAAAGACCAGCTGGCGGGCAACCTGTGCCGCTGCACGGGCTACGTTCCCATTTTGCGTGCGGCTAAGGCGGCTGAGGTCGCGAAGGCGCCCACCTGGATGGCTGAGGATGTCAGCGCAATCGACGGGCTGCCGTCCGAATTCACGTTGCCCGAAAGCGCAGATGAGCTGGCCGCATGGTACCGGGAGCACCCCGACGCTACGCTGATCGGCGGCGCTACAGATGTGGGTCTGTGGGTCACCAAACAGCTGCGAGACCTAAATAAAGTCGCTTTTCTGGGGCGTTGCGCCGATCTGCAACAGATCGAGCTCAGCGAAAGCGGCATCCGTATCGGGGCCGCCTGCACGATCACCCAAGTGCTGGAAGCGATGCGTGACCCCCACCCGTTTTTCGCCGAAATGTTGCGCCGCTATGGCTCGGTGCAAGTGCGCAATGCGGCGACCATCGGCGGCAACATTGCAAATGGCTCGCCCATCGGGGACAGTCCACCCGCCCTGATCGCACTGGGCGCAGAGCTGCATCTGCGCAAAGGTGGTGACCGGCGGTCGATGCCAATCGAGGATTTCTTCATTGAATACGGCCAACAGGACCGCGCGCCGGGCGAGTTCGTAGAGGCCGTCACCATCCCCCGCCAACCCGACACGCTGCGCTGCTACAAGATATCCAAACGTTTCGATCAGGACATTTCCGCGGTCTGCGGCTGTTTCAACATCGTGGTTGATGGGGGCAAAGTCGCCTCAGCGCGTATCGCATTCGGCGGCATGGCCGGCACTCCCAAACGCGCTTCGCATGTCGAGGCAGCTTTGGAAGGCCAGCCTTGGGCGCAAGCAACGATAGATGCCGCCAAAGCCGCATTCGCGCAGGATTTCACCCCGATGAGCGACATGCGTGCCTCCGCCGAGTATCGGTTGGCTGTCGCGCAAGGGTTGATGCAGCGCTGCTTTGAAGAACCACAAGGCGTGGCGACAAACGTGTTGGAGGTCCGTGCATGAGCGTTCACCTCTCTCAAAAACACGATAGCGGCCCGCTGCACGTCACCGGTGCCGCGCGTTACACCGACGATATCCCGACCCCGGCCAACACGCTGCATCTGGCCTTCGGGCAATCCACCATCGCGCGCGGCACGATTAAGCAGATGGCTCTCGGGCCAGTAGAGGCCGCTGATGGCGTCGTCGCGGTGCAGACGGCGCGCGATCTGCCCTTTGACAACGATGTCTCCCCGTCCGCTCACGACGAACCGCTGCTGAGCCCTGGCCCCGTGAACTACATCGGCCAGCCCATTTTTCTGGTGGTGGCCACCTCGCATTTGGCAGCGCGCAAAGCGGCGCGGCTGGGCCAGATCAGCTATGAGGAGCAAACCCCGATACTTACCATTGATCAGGCGTTAGAGGCGGAAAGCCGATTTGAAGAGGGTCCCCGCATCTATGCCAAGGGCGACGTTCAAGCGGCTTTGGAGCGCGCCAAGCACAGGCTGACGGGCTCCATCGATATCGGTGGGCAGGAACATTTCTACCTTGAAGGCCACGCCGCCCTCGCCGTGCCGCAGGACGGCGGCGAGATGGTGGTGCATGCATCTTCTCAACACCCGACCGAAATTCAGCACAAGGTGGCTGAAGCGCTGGGCAAACCGATGAACGCGGTGCGCGTGGAGGTGCGCCGCATGGGCGGCGGCTTTGGGGGTAAGGAAAGTCAGGGCAACGCCCTGTGCGTCGCCTGCGCGGTTGCCGCCAAGCTGACCGGCTGGCCGTGCAAGATGCGCTATGACCGCGACGACGACATGGTGATCACCGGCAAGCGACATGACTTCCGGATCGACTATGACGTGGGCTTTGACGATCAGGGTCGCGTCAGCGGCGTGGACTTCACGCAATACGCCCGCTGTGGCTGGGCGCAGGACCTGTCCCTGCCCGTTGCCGACCGGGCCATGCTGCATGCGGACAACGCCTATCTGCTGGACCATGCCCGCATCACATCGCACCGATTGAAGACCAACACCCAAAGCGCCACGGCGTTTCGCGGATTTGGCGGGCCGCAAGGCATGGTGGGGATTGAGCGGGTGATGGACGAGGTAGCGCATCACCTTGGCCTTGATCCGCTGAAGGTGCGCCGCGCGAATTACTACCCATCCGCTGTGAGTATTTCTGCCAAAACGAAACCCACGACGCCATACGGGATGGAGGTCACCGACAGCATCCTGCATGAGATGACGGACGCGTTGGAGGCATCTTCCGATTATCAAGCCCGCCGCGCGGCTGTGTCCGATTGGAATGCAGCAAACCCGGTCTTGAAGCGTGGCATAGCCCTGACGCCGGTGAAGTTCGGAATCTCCTTCACGCTGACCCACTTAAATCAAGCCGGTGCATTGGTGCATGTCTATCAGGACGGGTCGATCCATCTGAACCACGGCGGCACAGAGATGGGGCAAGGCCTGTTCACCAAAGTAGCACAAGTTGCGGCCTCGGTCTTTGGTGTCAGCGCGGACAAGGTGCAGATCACGGCCACTGATACCGGCAAAGTGCCCAATACGTCCGCCACGGCGGCCTCCTCCGGGACTGATCTAAATGGCATGGCTGTGAAAGCGGCCTGCGAGACCATTTGCGACCGCATTGCCGCGCATCTGGGCGGCGAAGTGACATTTACGGATGGCAAAGTCATCACAGGCGAACGGGACCTTAGCTTCGAAGAAGCCGTCAAAGACGCCTACGAAAACCGCGTGTCCCTGTCGGCTACGGGCTTTTACGCGACACCTGAAGTGGCCTGGGATCGGATCAAGGGGGCGGGTCGCCCGTTCTTCTACTTCGCTTATGGTGCCGCTGTGACGGAGGTCGTCATAGACACGCTGACCGGCGAAAACCGCATCCTGCGCGCTGACATCTTGCATGACTGTGGTGCGTCTCTGAACCCCGCCTTGGACATCGGCCAGATTGAGGGCGGCTACGTGCAAGGGGCGGGCTGGCTGACCATGGAGGAACTGGTCTGGGACGACTCAGGCGCGCTGAAGACCCACGCGCCCGCCACCTACAAAATCCCCTGCGCCAGCGACGCGCCGGAGGTGTTCAACGTGGCCCTTTGGGATGGTGAGAACTCGTCCGAGACCATTTACCGTTCCAAAGCCGTGGGGGAGCCGCCGCTGATGCTGGGCATTTCCGCGCTGATGGCGCTGTCGGATGCCGTAGCCAGTTGCGGTGCAGCGTACCCCAACCTTCATGCGCCTGCGACGGCCGAACGGGTGCTGGCCGCCATTCAGCAGGTGAAGAAATGAGTTTTGATCTCAAAGCTTTGCGACGCGCAGTTAACGCCTACGGGGTCGTAGGCCGGATCGTGATCGCTGATCACAAGGGCTCCGCCCCGCGGGAAACCGGGACATCGATGTTGGTCTGGCGCGATGGGCAATCGGGCACCATCGGCGGCGGCGCGCTGGAGTTTGAGGCGGTCAAAGCAGTGCGCGCGCGGTTGGGCAAAGGCCAGCCGCAGTTGGACAAGGTCCCGCTTGGTCCCGCGCTTGGGCAATGCTGCGGCGGGGCGGTGACGGTTGTCAGCGAAATCTTCACCCAAGACAGGCTCGATGCCGTGGATACCAAGCAGCCCGTATACGTCAGACGGATCACCGGCGAAGCGGACGCGCCGCTGGCCGTGACCCGCGCGGCCGCCAAAGCCCGCAGTGGCAGACCGACGCGCCTACTGCTGCAAAGCGGCTGGCTGGCGGAGCAAATCGCCACCGAAGCCCATCCGCTTTGGATTTACGGTGCCGGCCATGTGGGGCGGGCGCTGGTTCAAACGCTGACGCCGCTGCCCGATTTCGACATCACTTGGGTCGACACCGCCGCCGACAGGTTCCCCGTGGAGACCCCCAGCACCGTCACAATCCTTCCTGTAGCCAACCCGGCCGCCGCCGCTATCCATGCACCGCAACACGCAAGGCACCTGATCCTGACCTATTCGCATGCATTGGATCTAGAGCTCTGTCACCAGCTGCTGCAACACGGGTTCACAAGCGTGGGGCTGATCGGGTCCAATACCAAATGGGCGCGCTTTCAGACCCGGCTGTCGGCACTTGGCCACGCGCCGCACTCCATCAATCGCATCACCTGCCCCATCGGGGACCCTGCCTTGGGCAAACATCCGCAGGCTATTGCTTTGGGCGTCGCCTCCGCGCTAGTGATGTCGCTGCGCTCGGGGGAAGAAGATATGGGCGCTACGGGGGGCCAAGCCACAGCATGACCACGTTACTCAACCTCAAGGGGCTGACCAAGGCTTATCCCGGCGTCGTTGCCAACGACAACGTGTCGCTGACCATCAAACCCGGCGAGGTCCACGCGTTGTTGGGCGAAAACGGGGCCGGCAAATCCACCTTGGTCAAGATGATCTACGGGCTGGTCAAGCCTGACGCGGGCCAGATGGAGTTTCGCGGCGCCCCCTTCACCCCTGCAGAGCCCCGCGCGGCGCGCGCCGCTGGCGTGGCAATGGTGTTCCAGCACTTTTCGTTGTTTGAAGCGCTGGATGTGGCCGAAAACATCGCGCTGGGCATGGAGAACCCGCCCAAGATGCGCGACCTCGCGGCGAAAATTACCGAAGTGTCAAATGCTTACGGGCTTCCCTTAGACCCGTCGCGGCTGGTCGGCGACCTGTCCGCAGGGGAGCGGCAACGCGTCGAGATCATCCGCTGCCTGCTGCAAAACCCCAAGTTGCTGATCATGGACGAGCCGACCAGCGTGCTGACCCCGCAAGAGGTCGAAATTCTGTTCAAAACACTGGAAAAGCTGCGCTCTGAGGGGACCTCGATCCTTTATATCTCGCATAAGCTGGAGGAGATCCGCAGGCTTTGCGACACCGCCACCATCTTGCGGCTGGGCAAGAACGTGGCCACGTGCAACCCGCGACAGGAAACGGCCCGCGCCATGGCGGAAATGATGGTGGGCGAAGTGTTGCATGTGCCCGAACGCGCGGCGCATCGCGCCACCGAGGTCGCATTGGAATTGCGCGACCTGTCAATCGCCGCACCCTCCGCGTTTGGCACCTCGCTGAAAGAGGTCTGTCTGAGCGTGCATCGCGGCGAAGTGCTGGGCATTGGCGGGGTCGCGGGCAACGGGCAGGACGAACTGACGGCCGCGCTGTCAGGCGAACTGCCCGCAGGCCCCAGCCAAGTGATGTTCAAGGGCAGTGATGTGGGCGCAATGGGCCCAAATGCGCGGCGCGACATCGGGCTTTTGGCCGCGCCCGAAGAACGGCTGGGCCACGCTGCGGCCCCCGATATGAGCCTGACCGAAAATGCGGTACTGACAGGAACCGTGCGCAAGTCGTTGGCCAGGAAGGGTTTTCTGAATTGGGGCAAGGCCCGAAAATTTGCAGAAGACGTGATCGCCGATTTTGACGTGCGCACGCCGGGCGCGCATACCGCCGCCCGCGCGCTGTCGGGTGGCAACTTGCAGAAATTCGTCATCGGCCGCGAAATTCTGCAACGCCCCGAGGTACTGGTCGTCAATCAACCGACATGGGGGGTTGACGCCTCCGCCGCCGCGGCGATCCGGCAGGCTTTGCTGGATCTGGCCGCCGACGGGGCCGCGATCATTGTGATCAGCCAGGACCTGGACGAGCTGATGGAAATCTCCGACCGGTTTGCGGCGCTCAATGAAGGGCGGCTGACCAAGCCGGTGCCTGCGGTGGGGCTGACCGTCGACCAGATTGGATTGATGATGGGTGGTGCCCATGATCTGGAGGCGGCGCATGCGTAACCTGCGGGATTTAGGTATTTGTGAAACAGTGATGGTGTTGACGTGATCGCGCTGGAAAAACGCCCCGAGCCGTCACGGATGTGGTCCTGGTTGACCCCGCCCCTTGCAGTCATTCTGACCATGATCGCGGGCGGCGTGATGTTTGCCGTTCTGGGCAAGGACCCGGTCGAGGCCATACGCACCATCTTTTGGGACCCGATTTTCGGCGAGTTTGCGTTCTATTATCGCGGGCAATTGCTGATCAAAGCGGGCCC is from uncultured Litoreibacter sp. and encodes:
- a CDS encoding SlyX family protein, which translates into the protein MSENTELEEQLAHLTKTVEEMSDIVARQEKEISLLTHRVRTLMEREAERQQDAGGHVVLGDERPPHY
- a CDS encoding Lrp/AsnC family transcriptional regulator is translated as MKLSDQELSILRELQRDASLSLAELSDRCSMAQSTLWRKLQDLEASGVIKARVAVLDPAMVDAKLCVLASVSLHDHTEEAVNAFTSLVQRLPQIMECQKVSGEADYMLKIRTNDVDAYEQFMSHNLLRNPYIRSVTSSFVLKDVKSTTALPL
- a CDS encoding phenylalanine 4-monooxygenase, with protein sequence MPLNPNYTSKAPDENGIYSYSPEEHGVWKDLFTRQIAYLQDHACQAYLDGVARLGLSALHIPQVTSLDAKLAELTGAGVKGVAALIPQDEFSTLLSNRKFPVATFIRTREDMEYLEEPDIFHEVFGHSPMLTNEPFCQFMERFGALALNLPKEHLKHLFRLFWFTIEFGMIRESGALKAFGAGIMSSPSEAEYATSGEAEMVEFDLMTVLRTPYRIDIVQPVYFVIDSFEQLVDTLDQDIEAAIVAAKAAGDLPARFDLVA
- the dnaE gene encoding DNA polymerase III subunit alpha yields the protein MADQPRFIHLRVHSEYSLLEGAIRLKKLAGMCQDAQMPAVAITDTNNMFAALEFSEYASGAGVQPIVGCQVDLAYDQAAPGEKVREPAPIVLLAQNEAGYENLMKLNSCLYLDAEGQLPQVTMAELKEHAEGLICLTGGPDGPIGRHLRGGQQPKAEAMMRQLAQTYPDRLYVELQRHPTEDGLPDAERQSERGHVEMAYAMGLPLVATNDVYFPKADMYEAHDALICIADGAYVDQQSERRKLTPQHYFKSPQEMAALFADLPEALENTVEIAKRCAFKTYKRDPILPKFADNEIEELRRQANEGLQARLAVIPHAAEVEEYQKRLDFELGIIEGMGFPGYFLIVADFIHWAKDHDIPVGPGRGSGAGSLVAYALTITDLDPLRYSLLFERFLNPERVSMPDFDIDFCMDRREEVIRYVQEKYGRDKVGQIITFGALLSKAAVRDIGRVLQMPYGQVDRLSKMIPVEGVKPVSIEKALADEPKLREEAKNEEVVARLLDYGQQVEGLLRNASTHAAGVVIGDRPLDALVPLYQDPRSDMPATQFNMKWVEQAGLVKFDFLGLKTLTVIQNAIDLLDRPLHIAADGSQIYEPPAGAENDIGAIPLDDKKSYDLYSSAKTVAVFQVESSGMMDALRRMKPTCIEDIVALVALYRPGPMENIPTYCEVKNGLKELESIHPLIDHILAETQGIIVYQEQVMEIAQVMAGYSLGGADLLRRAMGKKIKEAMDAERPKFEAGAKENGVDAKKAREVFDLLEKFANYGFNKSHAAAYAVVSYQTAWLKANHPVEFMAGVMNCDLHLTDKLGVYKEEITKVLDIEIVPPCVNRSAATFSVADGKVVYALGGLKNVGVEAMRLVTDARVVDGVEKPFATLFDFARRVDLKRVGKRPLEMLARSGAFDQLDPNRHRVFASLDGLVSYSAAIHEQRSSNQVSLFGEAGDDLPEPRLSPVDDWLPSERLAQEFTAVGFYLSGHPLDDYVLALKRKGVLTLAEIEERVQGGAIVAKLAATISGRQERKSARGNRFAFVQGSDPSGMFEVTVFSDTLESSGEHLMTGNNVVLTVEATYESEQLKLLCRAAQPIDGAVEAGAMGLKIFVEDDAVIASIASVLERSGQDKSIRARGPVSLCLMNPDLPGEVEVALGDKFAVNPKVKGAIKSLGGVVMVEEI
- a CDS encoding suppressor of fused domain protein, with amino-acid sequence MLKRLLSRDTKEKVAQRAKDALDAAPAVAPASPAPEPALQLAPAAPPPVARRAKSMRDSDIKDEFGRSAEQLAAEAAKDFDIMGLAARVADMDERPDRPRKSETVATSSNGEFGVIGATPAKPAEPAPVAPAPAPVAAPTSAPASDSKAKRLRVRDGHIALPGSKPKAIDATLAARDAYWDKVGRTDPDYFGYPVCPELKGAPAWPTQTQAFRIVRTENSLIIASDGLSDPFAPFRGETIANGYGMEMYIEIPGWQSMDADLVRDSWAFKSIEQLARVCAFQKGLGDLLDEHGVMSVDLPTPCVPNGWVVSGYAEPAGALIDLPIPSGLAQIADMPLSRVRVVPITLIFPEELEDCVVGGPSERKALVNDLMTTGQGHKTDPKRSSLR